In Legionella cincinnatiensis, the DNA window AAAAGCACTCATTATTGGTTTAGCAAGTAATCGCTCAATTGCATACGGTATTGCCAAAGCATTTCATGAACAAGGGGCTGAGTTAGCATTTACCTATCAAAATGAACGCTTACAAGATCGTGTAGAAAGCATGGCAGCTGAATTCAATTCCACGCTAACATTCCCTTGTGATGTAGCCCATGATACAGAAATCGAAGCCTTGTTCTCCAATTTACGTAATCATTGGAATCAATTAGATATTCTAATTCACTCAGTTGCTTATGCCCCGGCAGATCAAATTAGTGGTGATTTTGTTGAGTCTTGTACACGAGAAGGATTTAAAATTGCCCATGACATCAGTGCATATAGCCTTATTGGCCTTGCAAAGTCGGCATTACCCATGATGGAGGAAACTCAAGGCTCTCTTTTAACCCTCTCTTATTATGGCGCGGAAAAAGCAGTACCTAATTATAATGTAATGGGAGTTGCAAAAGCCAGCTTAGAGGCTTCGGTGCGCTACTTAGCGGCAAGCTTAGGTCGTAAAGGGCTAAGAGTTAATGCTATCTCAGCAGGACCGATTAAAACCCTTGCGGCTGCGGGCATTAAAGACTTTCGTAAAATTCAAAATGCTTATGCCCAAATTACTCCTCTTCAGAGAAACGTAACTATTGAAGAAGTTGGTAACACTGCTGCATTTTTATGCTCTAACTTAGCCTCAGGAATTACCGGTGAGGTAGTACATGTTGATGCCGGTTATCATGCGGTATCTACTATGAGTGATCTCGGTTAATTTCGATCATTACCTACCCTTTTCGTGACCTGGCTACCACCTTTCGGCGATAGCCATAAGTTTCACAAAATTCATCTAAATATCCGCTTCTTCTGGAGAGTATGGGCTGGACGTACTGCTACAAAAGCGGTAACTGGAGAGTGCTACACCACCTCAGGGGCTCTGTCGAAAGATCAGATAATCTTTGCTGCCTCTGATAAATCCTGGTTGCAAGCAACCAGGCTACGCTTGCTGCGT includes these proteins:
- a CDS encoding enoyl-ACP reductase FabI, yielding MVGFLAGKKALIIGLASNRSIAYGIAKAFHEQGAELAFTYQNERLQDRVESMAAEFNSTLTFPCDVAHDTEIEALFSNLRNHWNQLDILIHSVAYAPADQISGDFVESCTREGFKIAHDISAYSLIGLAKSALPMMEETQGSLLTLSYYGAEKAVPNYNVMGVAKASLEASVRYLAASLGRKGLRVNAISAGPIKTLAAAGIKDFRKIQNAYAQITPLQRNVTIEEVGNTAAFLCSNLASGITGEVVHVDAGYHAVSTMSDLG